A single genomic interval of Streptomyces sp. 1222.5 harbors:
- a CDS encoding STAS domain-containing protein translates to MPAAFETKVHVTRYEQVSLITMRGEVDHDETDAVEAAFAEADQAAPSTTAVDLSQVTFADSMLLNALLDARRRHCADGRDLVLLGPLQPAVTRLLTLSGTYDHFRIARTGPTAAS, encoded by the coding sequence ATGCCCGCCGCCTTCGAGACGAAAGTGCACGTCACACGCTATGAGCAGGTCTCGCTGATCACCATGCGCGGGGAAGTGGACCACGACGAAACCGACGCCGTCGAAGCAGCCTTCGCCGAGGCCGATCAGGCAGCGCCTTCCACCACGGCGGTGGACTTGTCCCAGGTCACCTTCGCCGACAGCATGCTCCTCAACGCCTTGCTCGACGCCCGCCGGCGCCACTGTGCCGACGGCCGCGACCTCGTCCTCCTCGGGCCCCTGCAACCGGCCGTCACCAGGCTGCTGACCCTCAGCGGGACATACGACCACTTCAGGATCGCCCGCACCGGCCCCACGGCTGCCAGCTGA
- a CDS encoding ATP-binding protein produces the protein MAIALTDQAPDEREPTAPLRYSTVWDADHPPVAEARQAVRALLTRAGHPPEHRASQDAELVVSELVTNAYRHAPGPGGLELEVIPDAALLRIAVRDGSSRPPEPRDRDARRVGGHGLHLVTQLCAQLHTIALETGKQVVAHLHLHSRT, from the coding sequence ATGGCCATTGCGCTCACAGATCAGGCACCGGATGAACGAGAACCGACGGCGCCCCTGCGGTACAGCACCGTCTGGGACGCAGACCACCCGCCCGTCGCCGAAGCCAGGCAAGCGGTGCGCGCGCTGCTCACCCGTGCGGGGCACCCACCGGAGCACCGGGCGTCCCAGGACGCCGAGCTCGTGGTCAGCGAGCTCGTCACCAACGCCTACCGGCACGCACCGGGCCCCGGTGGGCTCGAGCTGGAGGTCATACCCGACGCCGCCCTCTTGCGGATCGCCGTGCGCGACGGCTCTTCCCGGCCGCCCGAGCCGCGGGATCGTGATGCCCGCCGCGTCGGCGGCCACGGCCTCCACCTCGTCACCCAGCTGTGCGCTCAGCTGCACACCATCGCCCTGGAGACCGG